Proteins encoded by one window of Paenibacillus sp. DCT19:
- a CDS encoding DUF4258 domain-containing protein gives MNEPVATDELMILIPNLASQGNIELSFHAEQRLNQPDRNFTFEKLLLILKNPKTITTEWDEKRGEYKYKVKGRRRHAVVTLIVSNTYINVVTVF, from the coding sequence TTGAATGAACCAGTTGCAACGGATGAGCTCATGATACTCATTCCGAATCTAGCATCACAAGGTAACATCGAGTTATCTTTCCATGCTGAACAGAGGCTTAATCAGCCAGATAGAAATTTCACTTTTGAAAAATTGTTATTGATACTTAAAAATCCCAAGACAATTACGACTGAATGGGATGAGAAAAGGGGGGAATACAAGTATAAAGTAAAAGGAAGAAGACGCCACGCTGTAGTAACGCTTATTGTCAGCAATACATATATCAATGTGGTCACGGTGTTTTAA
- a CDS encoding chromate transporter, which translates to MKKRGLLTSLLEILWVSTKLGLTSFGGPVAHLGYFHQEYVRKRKLMDEKSYADLVALCQFLPGPASSQVGIGMGVMRAGVLGGIVSFLGFTFPSVIMLILFALILQGMDVSGTGWIHGLKIVAVAVVAHAIIGMAQNLTPDLKRKAIALLAMVITLLWQTAYSQVVIIIGAAVIGFLVYREHHQHEVDSEDRVRFPIKRSVAVVCLVLFVGLLILLPILREVTSIKWIAMLDSFYRSGSLVFGGGHVVLPLLEREFVSTGWISEEAFLAGYGATQAVPGPLFTFASYLGAVMYGWGGGLLATGAIFLPAFLLIVGTLPFWDAMRRNPKAKAAFVGVNAAVVGILIAAFYQPIWTSTIVNPLDFAFAAILFSMLVYWKLPPWVIVLAGAVGGTLITMF; encoded by the coding sequence ATGAAGAAGCGAGGTTTACTTACATCGTTACTTGAGATCTTATGGGTATCAACGAAGTTAGGTTTGACATCATTTGGTGGACCTGTTGCCCATTTAGGTTATTTTCATCAAGAATATGTTCGAAAACGAAAATTGATGGACGAAAAAAGTTATGCTGACCTCGTTGCTTTGTGTCAATTTTTGCCGGGGCCTGCCAGTAGCCAGGTAGGGATTGGGATGGGAGTTATGCGGGCTGGAGTATTGGGAGGCATTGTTTCATTTCTTGGTTTCACCTTCCCCTCGGTCATCATGTTAATTCTATTTGCATTAATTCTTCAAGGGATGGATGTAAGTGGTACGGGTTGGATTCATGGATTGAAAATCGTTGCTGTCGCCGTCGTTGCACATGCAATTATAGGCATGGCTCAGAATTTAACACCGGATCTCAAAAGAAAAGCTATTGCCTTACTCGCTATGGTCATTACATTATTGTGGCAAACCGCGTATTCTCAAGTCGTCATTATTATTGGAGCGGCGGTCATTGGTTTCCTAGTATACAGAGAACATCATCAACATGAAGTGGATTCAGAGGATCGGGTTCGCTTTCCGATTAAACGCAGCGTTGCAGTGGTCTGTTTAGTGTTATTTGTGGGCTTATTAATTCTACTTCCTATTCTAAGAGAAGTGACTTCGATAAAGTGGATTGCAATGTTGGACAGCTTCTACCGCTCCGGATCTCTCGTATTTGGCGGCGGTCATGTTGTCCTACCCCTACTTGAACGTGAGTTTGTATCCACAGGTTGGATTAGCGAGGAAGCCTTTCTCGCAGGTTACGGCGCAACTCAAGCCGTTCCCGGACCGCTGTTTACCTTTGCCTCTTATCTAGGTGCAGTGATGTATGGATGGGGTGGAGGGTTGTTAGCAACCGGTGCTATTTTCCTACCTGCATTTCTATTAATCGTAGGAACCCTTCCTTTCTGGGACGCAATGCGTCGTAATCCCAAAGCAAAAGCAGCTTTTGTGGGGGTAAACGCAGCAGTAGTTGGTATCTTAATTGCAGCATTTTATCAGCCCATATGGACAAGTACGATTGTGAACCCGCTTGATTTTGCGTTTGCAGCGATCTTATTTAGCATGTTAGTCTACTGGAAGTTGCCACCATGGGTGATCGTGTTGGCAGGTGCGGTAGGTGGAACTCTGATTACTATGTTCTAG